TTTCAGCAGCTAAGTGGCCATAGGTACGGATATTTTGTGCCATCTTCTCTGCTTGTACCACTTTACTCAACTCGACGGACGAGTGAGCAGTCTCAACAGCCGCAGGCCCGCTATCTGCTTGCGCCATCGACGGGGGACCCCATTGTTGAAACAATTCTTTTAAATCCTCATCAACCGAGCTTGGCTCATCGCTATACTTATCGTATTGCTCGATTATGTAGCCGAGATTCGGACCAAAAAATTGTTCCCAAGGTGTTCTAGTTCCACTTTTCCCGGTTGCCATCGTGATACCCCCAACTACTCCATTTATCGATTATTTTTCCTTAATCTACAAAAGGTAAACAGCAACACTGCACACACAATAGAAGAAATAAGTCTCCTTCATCTCGTATGTTATTCCCTCTAAACTAGAAGGTATGTCCTTCCGCTTCTTAGCCTGGGGTAAATTACCGTTATTATTTGCGATCAAAGAAAAAGGAATTCCAACCGTCTGTATCATACCACATCCTATTTTCACTTTCTATATGAGGAGTAGATTCCAAGAGAAAATAGAAGAGAAATATATGAAAGAAATCTCTCTACCTAACCACCGATCTCATAGTGTGCACAAAATCTTTTAAAAATCAGTAGATACTTCTTTATTATCCTTATATTACATTTTATGATCCCTGCAAGAGGAGTGCTTCACCCCGATGGAGAATAGTGCTATATATAACAATTAACTGACAGATAGAAAAAGGAGGAATTTGAGTATGAACATAAACTTTCGCGCATTCTTCTGGATCATGGCCGGAATCGCATTTGTATGGGGAATCTTCCATAGTTTACTCAGTTATCAGGACTCGGAAACTCTCTCCTTAATTAACTCATTTATGATGGGTGCCATCTCGTCGGCACAATTTATTTTTTACGGTGAACTGCTTCATTTGGTCAAGGAAAAGATCACCCTTAGTGAGAAAAACAAAAGTACCCGTAATTAATCGCTGGGTATTTTAATCATGTGGGATTTGTTTCGAATGTCTCAATTGCCACCAAAAAGTACCCTTGCGGGATTAAAATCCTACTCGCAAGGGTACTTTTTCGTATGCTTCAAACCTGACTAAAAAAGGTAAGTCTCATATCTTCTTCACTACCGCTCGAAAGCAGATAAATCGCCGAGGTGGGATTCCTAACAATACATCCTCCGATTTTTTAAAAGAGTAGTCACCCTCAAATGTTAATCCCTCTTGCTTCATCAAATCCAGTAACTTTTCAGGCGTTAATAACGGGACATCAATGGTAAGGATAATTAGACCGTCGTCTTTTAATGTACGCCTAAACTCTCTTAAGGAGAGCTTTACCTTCTCAATACTTAAATGTTCTAACACTGATAAACAAAAAATCGTATCAAATTGACCATCTTGATAAGGAAGAGCTGTAATATCCGCTTCTCGTAAATCTATCTTATCAAAAATGTTTTCAGGTAATTGGGATACCGCTTCAGCGCCATAAGTTGATCTCATCTTTGTTAAGACAGTCTCTTTCTTACTGATTTCAGGTTGAATATCACATGCATATACCTTCTTTGCATGTTGAGCTACATACAACTTAAAGGGATGAGGCACACCGCAAGCTGCATCGAGAACTACCGCTCTGTCATTCACAAACTGTTGTGCCCATTTGTATTCATAACGCCGATTCCACCATCCCTTTGGCAACGGAAGTACAAATTTTTCAACTTTATCATCTGACTGCACAAAATATCTGGAATCGCACGACATAATGCACGCTCCTTCATCATTAAGGTCTCCTATACATTATGTATACGTCCTGTCTC
This sequence is a window from Mechercharimyces sp. CAU 1602. Protein-coding genes within it:
- a CDS encoding bifunctional 2-polyprenyl-6-hydroxyphenol methylase/3-demethylubiquinol 3-O-methyltransferase UbiG yields the protein MSCDSRYFVQSDDKVEKFVLPLPKGWWNRRYEYKWAQQFVNDRAVVLDAACGVPHPFKLYVAQHAKKVYACDIQPEISKKETVLTKMRSTYGAEAVSQLPENIFDKIDLREADITALPYQDGQFDTIFCLSVLEHLSIEKVKLSLREFRRTLKDDGLIILTIDVPLLTPEKLLDLMKQEGLTFEGDYSFKKSEDVLLGIPPRRFICFRAVVKKI